The following coding sequences lie in one Arachis ipaensis cultivar K30076 chromosome B03, Araip1.1, whole genome shotgun sequence genomic window:
- the LOC107631305 gene encoding protein YIPF1 homolog isoform X1 yields the protein MEESYTTGLPTSHLAGSVPAVTAGEKSTTKQDAPLANMQTFPSSNAGGRRGQVYQPITAQTAESFEQQPTTNWQGVFSVSSYSQYFNVDTDVVVDRMICSLNPVRDDFFSKIDANPDLYGTVWISTTLVFILSSVGNLATYFSVKKANDWNFDVSYVHSAAWSIYGYVLVVPMAYHFYLQYMRSNTNLVRFWCLWGYSLTIFVMSSFLLLIPVGVLRWMIIITSGGASATFVALNLKSFIQENDLSMAVIAAFGLQIALAVFIKVRFFA from the exons ATGGAAGAGTCATACACCACCGGCCTCCCCACCAGCCATTTGGCCGGTTCTGTTCCG GCTGTCACAGCTGGAGAAAAGAGTACTACGAAACAAGATG CCCCTTTGGCAAATATGCAAACATTCCCTTCCAGCAAtgcaggaggaagaagaggacaaGTATATCAACCTATTACAGCTCAAACTGCTG AATCATTTGAGCAGCAGCCAACAACTAACTGGCAGGGAGTTTTTAGTGTCTCATCTTACTCACAGTATTTCAATGTGGACACGGATGTTGTTGTAGACAGAATGATATGTTCCTTGAATCCAGTCCGTGATGATTTTTTCAGCAAGATAGATGCTAACCCTGATTT GTATGGAACGGTATGGATCTCAACAACATTGGTTTTTATTCTTTCCTCAGTGGGAAACCTTGCTACATACTTTTCAGTGAAAAAAGCTAATGACTGGAACTTTGATGTCAGTTATGTGCATTCAGCTGCATGGTCCATATACGGCTATGTCTTAGTGGTCCCAATGGCATACCACTTCTATCTTCAGTACATGCGTTCAAATACTAACCTTGTACGCTTTTGGTGCCTGTGGGGATACTCCCTTACCATTTTCGTCATGTCCTCT TTTTTATTGCTTATCCCAGTTGGGGTTCTGCGGTGGATGATAATAATCACCTCTGGTGGTGCCTCAGCTACCTTTGTTGCCTTGAACCTGAAATCCTTCATCCAAGAAAATGATCTTTCAATGGCTGTAATTGCTGCATTTGGATTGCAAATAGCTTTAGCAGTCTTCATCAAGGTTCGGTTCTTTGCATAG
- the LOC107631305 gene encoding protein YIPF1 homolog isoform X2 — translation MLGSPDNGCSPFGKYANIPFQQCRRKKRTSISTYYSSNCCIFLSTDGLYQRRKESFEQQPTTNWQGVFSVSSYSQYFNVDTDVVVDRMICSLNPVRDDFFSKIDANPDLYGTVWISTTLVFILSSVGNLATYFSVKKANDWNFDVSYVHSAAWSIYGYVLVVPMAYHFYLQYMRSNTNLVRFWCLWGYSLTIFVMSSFLLLIPVGVLRWMIIITSGGASATFVALNLKSFIQENDLSMAVIAAFGLQIALAVFIKVRFFA, via the exons ATG CTTGGTTCCCCTGATAATGGATGCAGCCCCTTTGGCAAATATGCAAACATTCCCTTCCAGCAAtgcaggaggaagaagaggacaaGTATATCAACCTATTACAGCTCAAACTGCTG TATTTTTTTGTCGACGGATGGATTATATCAAAGGAGAAAAG AATCATTTGAGCAGCAGCCAACAACTAACTGGCAGGGAGTTTTTAGTGTCTCATCTTACTCACAGTATTTCAATGTGGACACGGATGTTGTTGTAGACAGAATGATATGTTCCTTGAATCCAGTCCGTGATGATTTTTTCAGCAAGATAGATGCTAACCCTGATTT GTATGGAACGGTATGGATCTCAACAACATTGGTTTTTATTCTTTCCTCAGTGGGAAACCTTGCTACATACTTTTCAGTGAAAAAAGCTAATGACTGGAACTTTGATGTCAGTTATGTGCATTCAGCTGCATGGTCCATATACGGCTATGTCTTAGTGGTCCCAATGGCATACCACTTCTATCTTCAGTACATGCGTTCAAATACTAACCTTGTACGCTTTTGGTGCCTGTGGGGATACTCCCTTACCATTTTCGTCATGTCCTCT TTTTTATTGCTTATCCCAGTTGGGGTTCTGCGGTGGATGATAATAATCACCTCTGGTGGTGCCTCAGCTACCTTTGTTGCCTTGAACCTGAAATCCTTCATCCAAGAAAATGATCTTTCAATGGCTGTAATTGCTGCATTTGGATTGCAAATAGCTTTAGCAGTCTTCATCAAGGTTCGGTTCTTTGCATAG
- the LOC107631303 gene encoding LOW QUALITY PROTEIN: delta-1-pyrroline-5-carboxylate synthase (The sequence of the model RefSeq protein was modified relative to this genomic sequence to represent the inferred CDS: inserted 1 base in 1 codon; substituted 1 base at 1 genomic stop codon) encodes MENVDPSRDFVKDVKRIVIKVGTAVVTRKDGRLAVGKLGALCEQIKELNSLGYEVILVSSGAVGLGRQRLKYRKLVNSSFADLEKPQLELDGKACAAVGQSSLMAIYDSLFSQLDVTSAQLLVTDNDFRDRDFRKQLTETVKSLLALKVIPVFNENDAVSTRKAPYEDSSGIFWDNDSLSALLALELKADLLVLLSDVEGLYSGPPSDPQSKLIHTYIKEKHQNEITFGDKSRVGRGGMTAKVXXXXXXXXGTLFLFLMTCEHTNFSNNRNNKKSIVLATXYLLCFILIFGILFFLDSATFFIXFSGYAAENIIKVLQGQRIGTLFHKDAHKWAPVKEVDAREMAVAARDCSRRLQALPSEERKQIMLNIADALEANEKEIRTENEADVAAAQEAGYEKSLVARLVLKPGKITSLANNMRTIANMDDPIGRVLKRTELADGLILEKTSSPIGVLLIVFESRPDALVQIASLAIRSGNGLLLKGGKEAKRSNAILHKVITEAIPDTVGGKLIGLVTTRAEIPELLKLDDVIDLVIPRGSNQLVSQIKSSTKIPVLGHADGICHVYIDKSANLEMARRIVLDAKIDYPAGCNAMETLLVHKDLADKNWLNDIIVDLRTEGVTLYGGPKASSLLNIPQARSFHHEYSSLACTIEIVDDVYAAIDHINLYGSAHTDSIVAEDHEVADAFLHQVDSAAVFHNASTRFSDGARFGLGAEVGISTSRIHARGPVGVDGLLTTRWILKGSGQIVDGDKAVSYTHRDLTAT; translated from the exons ATGGAGAACGTGGATCCTTCGCGAGATTTTGTCAAAGACGTGAAGCGCATAGTCATCAAG GTTGGAACTGCTGTTGTTACCCGCAAAGATGGACGCTTGGCAGTTGGAAAATTAGGTGCACTTTGTGAACAG ATTAAGGAACTTAACTCTCTGGGATATGAGGTTATTTTGGTCTCTTCTGGTGCTGTTGGCCTTGGACGCCAAAGGCTTAAATACAGGAAATTAGTTAATAGCAG CTTTGCTGACCTTGAGAAGCCACAGCTTGAGCTTGATGGCAAGGCGTGTGCCGCAGTTGGACAAAGCAGCCTCATGGCTATTTATGATTCCTTGTTTAGTCAG CTGGATGTCACATCTGCTCAGCTTCTTGTTACAGACAACGATTTTAGAGACAGAGATTTTAGAAAGCAACTTACTGAAACGGTGAAGTCATTGTTGGCACTTAAAGTTATTCCTGTTTTCAACGAGAATGATGCTGTCAGTACTAGGAAAGCTCCATATGAG GATTCTTCTGGAATATTTTGGGATAATGACAGTTTATCAGCTTTGTTGGCCTTGGAGTTAAAAGCTGATCTTCTTGTTTTGTTGAGTGATGTAGAGGGTCTTTACAGTGGGCCTCCAAGTGATCCACAGTCAAAGCTCATTCATACATACatcaaagaaaaacaccaaaatgaAATTACTTTCGGAGACAAGTCTAGGGTGGGAAGAGGTGGAATGACAGCCAAAGTGNNNNNNNNNNNNNNNNNNNNNNCAGGTACACTATTTCTGTttc TCATGACTTGTGAACACACTAATTTTTCAAACAATAGAAACAATAAGAAATCTATTGTATTAGCTACTTAATACCTACTCTGTTTTATTCTCATCTTTGGAATTTTGTTTTTCCTTGATTCTGCTACCTTTTTTA TTTTCAGTGGGTATGCGGCAGAAAATATCATTAAAGTTCTCCAAGGACAACGTATTGGAACACTCTTCCATAAAGATGCACATAAGTGGGCACCAGTTAAAGAGGTGGATGCACGGGAAATGGCAGTTGCAGCTCGGGACTGTTCCAGACGACTTCAG GCCTTACCTTCAGAGGAGAGGAAACAAATTATGTTAAATATAGCTGATGCCTTGGAAGCAAATGAAAAGGAAATCAGGACTGAAAATGAAGCTGATGTTGCTGCTGCACAAGAAGCAGGATATGAGAAATCCTTGGTTGCTAGGCTGGTCTTAAAACCTGGGAAG ATTACAAGCCTTGCAAACAACATGCGAACTATTGCAAACATGGACGATCCAATTGGTCGAGTGTTAAAACGAACCGAG CTTGCAGATGGGCTAATTTTAGAGAAGACATCATCTCCTATAGGAGTTCTCTTAATTGTTTTTGAATCTCGCCCTGATGCACTTGTACAG ATAGCTTCTTTGGCAATCCGGAGTGGTAACGGGCTTCTCTTGAAAGGAGGCAAGGAGGCTAAGCGATCAAATGCAATTTTACACAAA GTAATTACTGAGGCCATACCTGATACTGTTGGCGGAAAACTTATTGGACTCGTTACAACAAGAGCAGAGATCCCAGAGCTACTTAAG CTGGATGATGTAATTGATCTGGTGATTCCTAGAGGCAGCAACCAACTTGTTTCTCAGATAAAGAGTTCCACTAAAATTCCTGTTCTAGGTCATGCTG ATGGAATTTGTCATGTCTATATTGATAAATCTGCTAACTTGGAGATGGCAAGGCGGATTGTTCTGGATGCAAAAATAGATTATCCAGCAGGCTGTAATGCCATG GAAACACTTCTTGTTCACAAGGACTTAGCAGATAAAAATTGGCTCAATGATATTATTGTTGACTTGCGAACAGAAG GTGTTACATTATATGGAGGACCCAAGGCAAGCTCTCTGTTAAATATTCCACAGGCACGATCGTTTCATCATGAGTACAGTTCGTTGGCCTGCACTATTGAAATTGTGGATGATGTGTATGCAGCTATTGACCATATAAATCTTTATGGAAG TGCGCATACTGATTCCATCGTCGCGGAAGATCATGAAGTGGCTGATGCTTTTCTACACCAAGTTGACAG